The proteins below come from a single Phocoena sinus isolate mPhoSin1 chromosome 2, mPhoSin1.pri, whole genome shotgun sequence genomic window:
- the SERPINA6 gene encoding corticosteroid-binding globulin has translation MLFTLYICLLWLSTSGLWTIQAKDPDTDMSMRNPHRHLAPNNVDFAFTLYKHLVASAPGKNVFISPVSISTALAMLSLGARGCTREQLLQGLGFNLTEMSEAEIHQGFRHLHHLLRESNTTLEMTMGNAMFLDHSLELLESFSADTKHYYELEALNADFQDWAGASRQINEYIKNKTQGKIVDLFSEQDSSAMLILINYIFFKGTWAHSFNLESTREDNFYVNETTTVKVSMMFQSSTIKYLNDSVLPCQLVQLDYTGNETVFFVLPVKGKMDTVIAMLSRDTIQRWSKSLTNSLVDLYIPKVSISGGYDLGGIMGDMGIADLLNDRTHFSGITQEALPKVSKVVHKATLQLDERGLESAARTQVHRNSAPEPLTIRFDRPFVVMIFDDFTWSSLFLGKVVNPT, from the exons ATGCTGTTCACCCTGTACATCTGTCTCCTCTGGCTGTCTACCAGTGGGCTCTGGACCATCCAGGCTAAGGACCCTGACACCGACATGAGCATGAGGAACCCTCACCGGCACTTGGCTCCAAACAACGTTGACTTTGCCTTTACCCTGTATAAGCACTTAGTGGCCTCAGCTCCAGGCAAGAACGTCTTCATCTCCCCTGTGAGCATCTCCACAGCCTTGGCTATGCTGTCCCTGGGCGCCAGAGGCTGCACACGGGAGCAGCTTCTCCAAGGCCTGGGCTTCAACCTCACTGAGATGTCCGAAGCCGAGATCCACCAGGGCTTCCGGCATCTCCACCACCTCCTCAGGGAGTCAAACACCACCTTGGAAATGACCATGGGCAATGCCATGTTCCTGGACCACAGCCTGGAACTTCTGGAGTCATTCTCAGCAGACACCAAGCACTACTATGAGTTGGAGGCCTTGAATGCAGACTTCCAGGACTGGGCAGGAGCCAGCAGACAAATCAACGAGTATATCAAAAATAAGACGCAAGGGAAAATTGTGGACTTGTTCTCGGAGCAAGATAGCTCAGCCATGCTCATCTTGATCAACTACATCTTCTTTAAAG GCACGTGGGCACACTCCTTCAACCTGGAAAGCACCAGGGAAGATAACTTCTACGTGAATGAGACGACCACGGTGAAGGTGTCCATGATGTTCCAGTCGAGCACCATCAAGTACCTGAACGACTCGGTGCTCCCCTGCCAGCTGGTACAGCTGGACTACACAGGCAACGAGACCGTCTTCTTTGTCCTCCCGGTCAAGGGGAAGATGGACACGGTCATTGCCATGCTGAGCCGGGACACCATTCAGAGGTGGTCCAAGTCCCTGACCAACAG CCTGGTGGACCTGTACATCCCGAAGGTCTCCATTTCCGGAGGCTACGACCTCGGGGGCATCATGGGGGACATGGGCATTGCAGACTTGCTCAACGACCGGACACATTTCTCAGGCATCACCCAAGAGGCCCTGCCGAAGGTGTCAAAG GTGGTCCATAAGGCCACGCTGCAACTGGATGAGAGGGGCTTGGAGTCAGCCGCCCGCACCCAGGTCCACCGGAACTCGGCGCCCGAGCCTCTCACAATCCGCTTCGACCGGCCCTTCGTTGTCATGATCTTCGACGACTTCACGTGGAGCAGCCTCTTCCTGGGCAAGGTTGTGAATCCGACCTAA